The nucleotide window ttgtatttcaaggaATCAccaagccaactggctttctggttcatATGTGtcgttcctcagaaatgtaatgatctcaaagtATTTGTTGTTCTGTGCCTATAGTACGCAGCGTATAGGCCTACAACTGAGCAGAAAGTGTCTgatgtgtcaagttctttcattcccataaattgacacatttgtcgATAAGCTAAAGttctgtagtgtaggcctaagtatacagccaagttgactttggatgctgtttgctatgctctgagcctgtaagctcagacaggtcaggtcgcAGAGAGTAGTGGtgtcatattgaggtaattttggttattttaggGAGTTAGATTTCcaattgctaaaaaaaaaacatacaaaactgGGGCGAGTGTGttgaaaagcttaaaaaaaaccacacaatttgatcagcatctAGGCTACTGAAATGGATTGAAACTCattaacaggcgcgtatccaggattttataacccgggggaggggggtacaagacaatttctggttttgataccacccagatcaccggaaatggcacttctggggcttgaaaatgaccaaccagatgtacacttatGTCTGAGAACCAAGTACCTAACTTACACACGGCCCTTGGTGCAAACTGTACCGTACCGGCCAGTGTTTCCACTTCCAAGAGAATTGCTTGACATTCGAGAAATTTTGACTAATTCGGAAAATGTTTCGGAAAATGACGAAATACTGGGATCAATGAAATGAATATCAATTAACAATGTTAGCTACATAAGCAACAGTAAATAACTGATAGTGTGCAAGGGAAGGGCGTGTACAGAGGGGAGGGGCGGACCCCCTACTAAAAAGTACGAAACTTGGctaaataatgaaaatagatTTACTTAAAAAATGGCAAATTATTGCACcaatttgcatctaagcacaCTTTCTTATTATAAAATCTCTCAAAAGGGAGGgacaccctccccttagaccctgcTCCCAGGGCGACGATCACTACAGCTCACAAATCAAATGGAGGCCCCAGGCCTCCCACCAGCTAAATCCGCCCCAGGCTTCGCACCAGCTAAATCCGCCCAGGCCCCAGGTCTCCCACCACCTAAATCCGGCCCTGGTCTAAACCTATATTTCAGGAAACTTTGTTTGATCTCAGAAACAGATTATTTTTACAACAGCTTATTTCTCTTGTAGCGAGTCGTCGAGAGCTAGGTCGGAACTCCGGAACAATTGGGGCGGTGGGCCCTCCTTTGCAGTTGTCCCAAATTGATCACGGTCCCAGTGTTATGAcaagattcccccccccccccgctctctctctctctttatcgTAAGGCCTGAAGTTGCAGCATTTGTCCCAGGTAAGGACGACCTCAATGCAAAACCTACACTACATTATAAagtttggtttgaaataattttcaatGATCAGGTTAGTATAAGCTTCAGGCTACTTTAGTTTATCCGCTTTGGTTAATTGTCTGGAATTACGTGGTTGAAAGGGGGCTTTTGTCTAGTTGTTCCCCGgctaaatgttaaaaaaaaaacccatgacGATGACATGTGAGCGACATGGCctcagcccccacccccaccctaccACTGGGACCCCCATTGTGAGAGTCACTGAACAGAATTCGTTCAAACTAATATAATTCATTCTTCAATCGCTGTTGAACTTCCTGACACCACTCGCCAGTCCTGTTGTTTACTTGTAGCAATTTTCCATAATGCCGTATGTAGAAGATCAACACGAAACATACTATAGGTAATATATTGAGTACTGCGCAAAAATAACACAACATAAAACTTTCTCCTCCATATAAGAACAGCCAAGCTTTATTTAAGTATAGCAAAATGGAAGAATATAGTGTTTAAGTCAAAGACTCAGTACCACCTTAgtgataaacatttttttaattaatatagtTTACTATTTTGATCAAGGGTGATAGGCAATTAGTTTCTAAAGGTTGATTAGATGTAAATTTACTGTGGTTATATGGTTTCTAATgacattataaaataataaaatgtaaagGATAAACTTTCAAGATTTGCTGAAGTGACGTCATTTACATATTGGAAATGTGAAATCAGTCATAAATTATGTCCTTTTATAACATTACATTAAACTTCAATATAGTTCTTCAGAATGCTGtccgcaaattctcaattgttGTCAGTTGAGAATATTCAAACAATAATGCTTCCATGATTGCAAAACAACTTAAGCTGTTTCTTAATTATATTTGCATGATTAAGGTATATTGTTTCCAAAGTTAcaaattgaaacttaaaccGCTTTAGtgtaaactttgaaatattgattaataataatgacaatttaATAGATATTTTCGAATGAAAGTTAACGTTTTTCTTTAACGAAATTAATATACATTGTTCTAAAAAAAATAGATAGTTTCAGGATGTTTTGAGTTCTTGTCTTTTAAAAAATCCAAGTTTACCATCGATCAATAAAACTGATATACAGATAATTTTGTAAGGTTGAACAAACGTAGGTTAATTAACTTTAGTTACTAACTATACTTTCTTATATATGaagatataataatatttaagaaaaaacttTCAAGTCTAGCTAATAAGGCTACGTAATGTCAAGCATGTTTTAGcacattattatgatattatattgtattgtagaTTATGTCAATTTAGAATATACAACcaacaagaaaaacatatttaatatgtttttgtgttttcttcaaataaatCAACACAAAAAAGTTAATTGTTGTAATATTAGTAATATAAAATGCCTGTTCTACTCGTTAACACTTTTATTAAAGTTTCTACCTCAACTACGAATAGAAATACTTTcaacgttatatatatatatatatatatatatatatatatatatatatatatatgaatgtgcgttaatattttcaaaactaaatCACAGGACTAATATCTTACATGATGAAGGTATATTTATTATTTCCAAACTTACAATTTTCTTCGGAGATGAAATggaaagttttgtttcttatatcgatgtgtgtttatttgtaaatattgctTAATGAAGCAAAGTTAACTTCTTGTAACGAATATAAATGCTTCTGAAAGAAATTTATACGTTAAATATTGTTTCTGATTTATGTCTTAAAGGAAACATTAACAGTTAGATTAAGTTATCGAAATGGTTTGGAAATATAGGCTATATCAGTTAATGGATTTTGAAATTCCAAAGtgcttaaaacttaaaaagttcACTCCTGAAGTTTTACTTTCAGAAAAAAAGCCAAGGGGAAATTCCACGGAATTTCGAAAAAGACCCAttgaatttgttttcatatgaaACGTTACATGTTTTAGCGAAACAGCTTTGTGTTTGTAAATAGCCacaatattaatttaaatattgttggGGATGCTCCAATTACAGATTGTTTTCATTATATTGAAACAAGGATCAAAAACTTTCgataataattttgaaattaaagatgaacgtattattattactttgtaACAAAATCGAAATTCACATTGAAGAGTTAAACTGGACAATGATTCAAGTCCACAGTGATGGTAAAATTATGCGACCAACTATCTCCTATATTTCtgttccttttgtttttttgttttcacttgttttctttaaaatttgcaATATAATTCAACAAGAGCTTAAAACGGTTACCGTAAACGATACTTTACTGAATGATCTATCAGATCTGTAGAAAATGTGCTCTGCGCGTGGTGTTATTGCGTTCACATCATCTTTTGTATCTTAAATATATGCCTATTTACTGGTCATATGGTACTCCTTCCTTAAACATATTAATGCATCTTGCTCGGAAACTGTACCCCATTCATTTGGGAGCTTTGCTGGCTTTACATTgtaaaaatttgcaaaattatTATTGAAAGTTTGCAATACCCACTTCCAGTAAATTATTGGAGCTTCCCCTGTAATTGGGGTAATATCCCAAGAAGGATAATCCTCGGTATACTCCTTGTAAGGTCTATACTTCTTTGGTGGCCCTATGCGGCATCGATATCTACTGTTGGAGGCCACTAACATTGTGCATGGAGCGGATACAAGTTCTCGTGACTCTTCGTAATGATATCCTGCTACACCCTGAGAGTAATGGAAGATAGCTTTGTGTTTATGTTCACCTCTGATTTGCAAATGGCAGGGTACTTTACAGAAAGGACAAACTTCCTTACACGTTCCTAAATGATCTAAGATATCCCGTGCCACATCCCGCATTTTTAAATAAAGCTTAGATGCTACTGACAGATCACTTAGTCTGTCTGTGTTCCATTCTTTAGTAATATCTGTTTTAAAGTACGAGCTGAACATTCTGTACAACATGTTGGTAAATTCAGCAATGTCACTTAGATTGAAATCCTCAACAGAAAACTGTATATTCATTCCATACTCTGAAATTTTGTCGTttttcagaaatgtctttgCCCATTCCccaaatgttgttgtttgttccCCTCCACGTACAGTCAATGTATGTTCAGTATTACGTAATGCAGATTGAACATAGCCCAGTATCTCATCGATTTTTCTATCAATTACGTTTCTCACCCAATATTGAGACCGTGTTGTTATTTCAGTTAGAACCTTTTGGCTCAACCAATTGCTAACGAATTTATCACTGTCCCGTATAAAATCGTAATACAATTTTGGATCTTTCTCAAGACAGAGCTCTTCTAAAATTCTGCCAAGCATCCTCTGCTTATCATTATAACAATCTTCGTCCCTCATTTTTGCtaagagtttgacattaaaggCATTCAAAGTTACATTTCGCAAAACAGTAACACAATCAGAATATGATCTCTTTACAGCCGCTTCACTCTTAATGGTTTCATCAACAAAGCCTTTAAAGTCGTTTTTTAGACATTCCTTCTCACTTTCAAACATTCTTTGCAATGAATTGTGACTTTCATACTTCAGTTGACATTCTTTGCAAACTGCACATACCTCGCTCTGGACTGTACGAAGGGTACGAACCACAAATTCACTATTGACATTGCTTTGCGTTAATGCAATGTACACGTCTTGTAAAATAGTATCTACGCGACTTTGTTGAAACGGTTTAACTTTGGCGTGGTTGATAAGATCATTTTTATGACGATGTACAGTTCTAGATATTACGGCTTGAACTTTGTCCAGTCCGTCCTTAGATCCCGGCAAACCTTTTCCAACCCATTTAGCAAAGTCTATCCCCTTCTTCCAAAGGTTACTCGGTTTGATcttgtcacattttccttgcatcTCGTCATTGTACGCTTTGCTATGTTCTGTACCAAGCATTAGGTTTTTAAGACTGTTATCGCAAGCCTTCTCGATACTTTCCTCAGTAATTTTGGattgtttgaattctttttcaAGCTGTTTAACTTTTCTATTCCAAAGTACGTCGAACTTTTTATCCAATTCCTCATGATTTTCCTTCCAATAGGAAGTGGATTTTGTGTGctttaatttgtttgctgctTCTTTAGCCGcaattttcaattcttcctTTGCATTTCTGATGAAATTTGGCAATCCTTGTTTATCGGCCTCATTTTGTAATTGTATCTCTgtgttttctttgatatttctttcaatatcTTTAGCAATTCcgattgtttcatttttgataCTTTCATGACGTCTTTTTACCTCTTCTTCGTCTGAATGCTCCTTTACGTATTCATCTATTTTCTTATTTACATCTTCGCATGCATTAGCTATTTCATTCTCCAACTTTCTGTAAAAGTCTTCTTTCTTAGTATTCGTGATACTTCTACCATTGTTAAGTTCCCATTGGAATATCACAGTTCTCATTTTTCCAATAAGTTTATTATGCTTTAGTCGAAACCTTTGGTTACTGAGAGCATCGaaactgttttgaaaattgaagaCGAAATCTTCTGATTTCACTGCTTCCCATACATCTTCCAACCTACTTATAAACTTTGCCATTGTAAACTGAGGTGGGATTACCGATTGATTCACTTTTGGTTTGAAAATGGCATCTTTTAAAGCGTGAATTTTATCACTATAGCCAGGATTTGGAGGAGACATTAAACCCATCCACAAGCATGGGAAAAACTGCAAGTCATCTTCCTCAGCTAAAGGAAATACATCTGAAAAATCATGAATGTGATCTACTTTTTCTTCAGCAGCAGCAATACGAGTGACTTTGTTGAGAGCATCCTTTATTTTAGTCATGTTGGTTTTATTGTTAGCAGCAGCTGCTATGTCGCTCACTCTTTGCTGAATAATTCTGCAATTAGAAACCAAATCCACTTTCTTCATTCTTATCAAAGCATGGACAGCTATTTGCAATATGCCAATCATATCTGGGCCAATAGTTTCTTGACCGATATTCAATAGGGTAAGGTCCCCAATGCACATGGCCAGTGTAGCTATGGAATTGTCAAATGTGTGGTCGTTTAGAACAGTTCGATCTGGAGAATGCAACCCTTCAGTATCAATAATCAGAAGATACTCAAAACCAAGTTGTTCATGAAATGCTTCGTTCACTTCTAACAATTGTAAGTATAACCCTCTTGTGCATCTACCAGCACGTACCGGAAACCTAACCCCAAACATACTATTCAACAACGTTGACTTGCCACTACTCTGGATACCAATTATagacaaaacaaatatttttgggtCCTTAAGCTTATTTGCGAGGTTCTTTAAAACGCCTGATATCCATTTAATAGGAATGTAAGCATTTTCCCCATCTAAAAGTTCCAATGGATATCCTGCTAGCAGTAATTTTGATGCCATGTTAACCAGCAATTCATTTCGGTTGCGAACATGTGTATCCTCCAGGCTTGCTTCATACCAATGGCCTAACTCACGAATAAAGTGTTCGCAACTAATGTTTTTCGCATTAACTTGTTCGCTTTCTTTTAAGAGCTGCTTTTGTAActcttttatttcagtttgtagTTGACTGTGTTCACTGGGCGAAGCTTGCTTCACGGCAGACTTTGTTTTTTGCAATGAGGTATTCAACTCGTCGATACTCTTAACTAATGGAGGAATTTCACGGGCGACCTTCAATTCGATGTGTGTTTGAAAAAAGGACATGAAGTAATGCAAGAGATCATTTTCGTCAAACATAACTGTTTGTAAGCTTTCaaagaaaactttcatttttgaagATAAACCTTTTTCTCTTTGTATTCGCCTCATTGCATTTTTAGTGTTTTCCTTTGCTTCAAACTGATGAGCAACAGTTTGTTCCCCAACACACAAAGGTTTTTTATCAGCTTCGACCCATTTGACCCATTCGTCTTgtaattgtaaatatgattttttCACTTCCTCAATGGATTCGTGCTTCGGGAAGGAGGATTGCATCAGTTGTTTGCGTTGTTATAAGAATCGTTGTCATGATCCACggttatttcattaaaacaacTGGTTCGCCAGTCTTCAATTGAACGGTAATCCTCACGACTTGTGTCATTGCAGTATTGTACAATCttttcacaaatgatttttgaAAGTTCTGTTACATTACGTTCTACCCCGAAACCAACACTATCATCGTTTTCATAGATTTTGAGTGTCTTACTCTCACTGTTGAGCTGTTGTTTACGTTTTTGCCTGcccttgttttgtttgtgtacaATCAAATGTATCACGAAAACCTTTTTGAATCTTTTCTTTGTATCATCAATTGCTGTTTTGTAGCATTCCAATTTGTCTTTATCTACAAATAGGAATATAGCATTAGCTATTCTGTACAAAAACTCACTTTCGGCAGTAAATTCTTTGGAATCACCTCTCAGATTCAACAATAATGTAACTTCTTTCAACAATTCTTCTTTTCTGCCGTACATTGGCAGATACCATTGGGCGTCTACAGATCCACAACAATGGTAAACTTTCTCTCTTTCATCTTCATAAGACAGAAAATATCGAAACGTTTCATTACCTTGAGCTCTACCAATGACATTATTTATTACAGACGTTTTGGAGATTGGAATATCACCAAATCTTATGAATGCAGTGGTAAATACGGGCTCACTTACCATACGTTTCTCTGGAGCAAGagatgtttcattttctttccatttttttactACACGATTTAGTGCCCAAGTAAGCAGCTCTGGTTTCGCATCATCTCTTACCCCAGGTAATAAAACTGGCACGGCAAGTTGACAAGATGCAAATTTCTCCAGCAACTGCTGTCTTAAATGATTATCGGAACAATGAAGTATTGCATATATGAAATCTCTTGCACTTCCTTCTATGTGAAGATTCTCTTTCCATGTAATCCTGCTGTCTAGCGAGGTTAGCCTGCTGATAAACAGAAAAGGTAaatcttttgtttcaatttgtGAATCGTCGCTTGGGATCAGCCGTACCTCTGTGGCCGCTTTCAGGGTGAGCTTCCGTGGGTAATAGTTCTTTAGACCAACCTCTTCCAAGTATTCCAGAAAATCTTCTTCAGTTTCTTTATCTATCGAATATAAGAGTATACATAAGTTGATCTCAAAGCCAATCTGAACTCGTTAAAATTTGAAACGATACATGTACAATTTACCATTGTAATGTGTGTCTCTATCTGGAAATAAACCAACATTTGAAGTACCTCGTATATAAACGAAACTAATAACGATGTTGCTAGTCAGGAATGACTTTCCGACTAAGTATTGCTACATTTATTCTCGGAACAGTTCTTGCAGCAGCGAGAAACGAGTGGAAGTGATGGAGAACGTCACTGTCAACTAACCTTACGTCTAGTGAGTACAACCACCCGCACTAATGGCATTAAACAGTGTGAGACTTAGGCAAACGTAACATGCTTACTCTCACAGTAACCATTATACTGTCAATATATGATATGTTCATTCAAACATTTACATCATAACGGCTAACTGGATATTATTATTTCTCCGGCTGATTGTTGTGATTTACTAAGCAGAATTGTTTGAAAACGATACAAATATTCGAGAACGTTTTTTGGAAATATGGGATGTGCATCATTCATTAATCAAAAGGACATTCTTTACAGTTTGCACGGTCTTTTTGCCACGAATAAACTCTACGTATTAGCCTCAGTGACAAACGGCATTGGGAATGTTTTACCCACAAATTACACTTAGTTTACGGACAACTATGGGGTTAGCAAAGAAATATAGATATTTCCCGGTAATGGACACACACACAAGTATCAGTAAGATAAGTGGTGCTTAAATGAATATGGATGATTTGTTTAGCTTAGGGAGAATCAGAGATTTGAATGTGTGTTATAGAGAGCAAAAGTAAAGAAGGTAAAGCGCAAAGGAACAAAATGTCATTTAAACAAACTGACCTAAGTTATATTTGCCATGTTTTAAAAACTAGTTGGTATTAAAGCATTTAAACTTGTAATGTTCACATCTGATTATATAATTTTACATCTCTACAATGCGGGAGACATATGATGAATGCAAGTAAAAGGAAGATATATGTGGTGCTAAAATGAATATGGATGATTTTTTTAGCTTAGGGAGAATCAGAGATATGAATGTGTTATAGAGAGCAAAAGTAGAGAAGGTAAAGCGCaaagaaacaatatatatatatatatatatatatatatatatatatatatatatatatatatatatattatatatatatatatacatatacatatatatatatatatatatatatatatatatagatatatagatatatatatatatatatatatatatatatatagatatatatatatatatatatagatatatatatatatatatatatatatatatatatatataggggagCAGTAAAAAaccccgatactcatagctagtacagtaactactcttcatgttccacaaccgtccATCAGTTACTACTgtgctgtgttcgtaacacggtaacatgtgttacaggtggcacagtaattactgcaaagctgttacacgttcccatgtaagacaaagaactgcgcgactggacaaggagtctatgTGTATTTGACGTGGTACACTTTATTAAGGCCTAATTTAGGCGTCGAACTACCCATCAGGCTATTCTAggttcccctcccccaccttagGTCCAattttgtgtatctgttttgtatctaTTTGAAACTTGCACACACTCACCTGTCCGTaaagaatgtttcaatcaaatggATTTACTAATACGATTAGAGAAAAATTAGGTAACATCTGAATCTCGCGTGCAGTAAAATAACCGCCACAGTGTTTTAT belongs to Apostichopus japonicus isolate 1M-3 chromosome 4, ASM3797524v1, whole genome shotgun sequence and includes:
- the LOC139966766 gene encoding up-regulator of cell proliferation-like codes for the protein MMETESPDEVDLKDAATSKTTQRNIDEMTENKENSTSESEQESPDKETEEDFLEYLEEVGLKNYYPRKLTLKAATEVRLIPSDDSQIETKDLPFLFISRLTSLDSRITWKENLHIEGSARDFIYAILHCSDNHLRQQLLEKFASCQLAVPVLLPGVRDDAKPELLTWALNRVVKKWKENETSLAPEKRMVSEPVFTTAFIRFGDIPISKTSVINNVIGRAQGNETFRYFLSYEDEREKVYHCCGSVDAQWYLPMYGRKEELLKEVTLLLNLRGDSKEFTAESEFLYRIANAIFLFVDKDKLECYKTAIDDTKKRFKKVFVIHLIVHKQNKGRQKRKQQLNSESKTLKIYENDDSVGFGVERNVTELSKIICEKIVQYCNDTSREDYRSIEDWRTSCFNEITVDHDNDSYNNANN